A genome region from Streptomyces pratensis includes the following:
- the smpB gene encoding SsrA-binding protein SmpB: MAKEKDTGRKMIAQNKKARHDYHVLDTYECGLVLMGTEVKSLRMGRASLVDGFVQIDDGEAWLHNIHVPEYVQGTWTNHSAKRKRKLLLHRAEIDKLQSKSQETGHTIVPLALYFKDGRVKVEIALAKGKKEYDKRQTLREKQDTRETNRAISAARRRQRSA; this comes from the coding sequence ATGGCCAAGGAAAAAGACACCGGGCGCAAGATGATTGCGCAGAACAAGAAGGCGCGGCACGACTACCACGTCCTCGACACCTATGAGTGCGGTCTCGTGCTGATGGGTACGGAGGTCAAGTCGCTGCGGATGGGCAGGGCGTCGCTGGTCGACGGCTTCGTCCAGATCGACGACGGGGAGGCGTGGCTGCACAACATCCACGTCCCGGAGTACGTGCAGGGCACCTGGACCAACCACTCGGCCAAGCGCAAGCGCAAGCTGCTCCTGCACCGGGCCGAGATCGACAAGCTCCAGTCCAAGTCGCAGGAGACCGGCCACACGATCGTGCCGCTCGCGCTGTACTTCAAGGACGGCCGCGTCAAGGTCGAGATCGCGCTCGCGAAGGGCAAGAAGGAGTACGACAAGCGTCAGACGCTGCGCGAGAAGCAGGACACCCGCGAGACGAACCGCGCGATCTCGGCGGCCCGCCGGCGACAGCGCAGCGCGTAG
- the prfB gene encoding peptide chain release factor 2: protein MAVVDISEELKSLSSTMGSIEAVLDLDALRADIAALEEQAAAPSLWDDPEAAQKITSKLSHLQAEVRKAEALRSRIDDLGIMFELAEDEGDADALAEAETELASVRKALDEMEVRTLLSGEYDAREALVTIRAEAGGVDAADFAEKLQRMYLRWAERHNYKTEVYETAYAEEAGIKSTTFAVEVPYAYGTLSVEQGTHRLVRISPFDNQGRRQTSFAGVEVLPVVEQTDHIEIDESELRVDVYRSSGPGGQGVNTTDSAVRLTHLPTGIVVSCQNERSQIQNKASAMNVLQAKLLERRRQEEQARMNALKGDGGNSWGNQMRSYVLHPYQMVKDLRTEFEMGNPEAVFNGEIDGFVEAGIRWRKQSEK, encoded by the coding sequence GTGGCAGTCGTCGATATTTCCGAAGAGCTGAAGTCCCTCTCCTCGACCATGGGGTCGATCGAGGCCGTCCTGGACCTGGATGCGCTGAGGGCCGACATCGCCGCGCTCGAGGAGCAGGCGGCGGCGCCGTCACTCTGGGACGACCCGGAGGCGGCGCAGAAGATCACCAGCAAGCTTTCGCACCTCCAGGCCGAGGTCCGCAAGGCCGAGGCCCTGCGGAGCCGTATCGACGATCTCGGCATCATGTTCGAGCTCGCCGAGGACGAGGGCGACGCCGATGCCCTCGCGGAGGCGGAGACCGAGCTGGCGTCCGTCAGGAAGGCGCTGGACGAGATGGAGGTCCGCACCCTCCTCTCCGGCGAGTACGACGCGCGCGAGGCCCTGGTCACCATCCGGGCCGAGGCGGGTGGCGTCGACGCCGCGGACTTCGCCGAGAAGCTCCAGCGCATGTACCTCCGCTGGGCCGAGCGGCACAACTACAAGACCGAGGTCTACGAGACCGCGTACGCCGAAGAGGCCGGCATCAAGTCGACCACCTTCGCGGTGGAGGTGCCGTACGCCTACGGCACGCTCTCCGTCGAGCAGGGCACGCACCGCCTCGTGCGGATCTCGCCGTTCGACAACCAGGGCCGCCGTCAGACGTCCTTCGCGGGTGTCGAGGTGCTGCCGGTGGTCGAGCAGACCGACCACATCGAGATCGACGAGTCCGAGCTGCGCGTGGATGTGTACCGCTCCTCGGGCCCCGGCGGCCAGGGGGTCAACACCACGGACTCCGCGGTGCGTCTGACCCACCTGCCCACCGGCATCGTCGTCTCCTGCCAGAACGAGCGCTCGCAGATCCAGAACAAGGCGTCCGCGATGAACGTGCTCCAGGCGAAGCTCCTCGAGCGCCGCCGCCAGGAGGAGCAGGCGAGGATGAACGCGCTCAAGGGCGACGGTGGGAACTCCTGGGGCAACCAGATGCGTTCGTACGTCCTGCACCCGTACCAGATGGTCAAGGACCTGCGTACGGAGTTCGAGATGGGCAACCCGGAAGCGGTCTTCAACGGCGAGATCGACGGTTTCGTCGAGGCCGGCATCCGCTGGCGCAAGCAGAGCGAGAAGTAG
- a CDS encoding LysR family transcriptional regulator → MAVPDIDPRLLRAFVAVAEELHFTRAAARLYVAQQALSRDIRRLERELRRELFLRTTRQVSLTPDGERLLPYARRVLDAHTALSAAFAYPADRPLLVDLNTDGMTAARVLARARELAPECELMARFESGLTWAAGELLAGRLDVSFGRAAGLGPAVLSQLSVQPVRYEPMAVLLPRDHPLAGCQDVAMSDLTGETVYAGAGNTRTLEWTDLASALFAEWGIVLAPPAPLAVGVAEFQRVMAKTGNPVLAVSGFPPLPGTVLRPLVRPVPLSPLLMVWRKGFDHPGLTALRVAVTELAGREGWMVRPPTSWLPEADASLMGHCS, encoded by the coding sequence GTGGCCGTACCCGACATCGATCCCAGGCTCCTCCGCGCCTTCGTCGCCGTGGCCGAGGAGCTGCACTTCACCCGTGCCGCCGCCCGGCTCTACGTCGCCCAGCAGGCGCTGAGCCGGGACATCCGCCGGCTGGAGCGCGAGCTGCGCCGGGAGCTCTTCCTCCGTACCACCCGGCAGGTCTCGCTCACCCCGGACGGGGAGCGTCTCCTGCCGTACGCCCGCCGGGTGCTCGACGCGCACACCGCGCTCTCGGCCGCCTTCGCCTATCCGGCGGACCGTCCGCTGCTCGTCGATCTGAACACCGACGGGATGACTGCGGCCCGGGTGCTGGCCCGCGCGCGGGAGCTCGCGCCGGAGTGCGAGCTGATGGCGCGCTTCGAGAGCGGGCTCACCTGGGCGGCGGGCGAGTTGCTCGCCGGGCGGCTCGACGTCTCCTTCGGGCGCGCCGCCGGGCTCGGCCCCGCCGTCCTCTCCCAGCTCTCCGTGCAGCCCGTGCGGTACGAGCCGATGGCCGTTCTCCTGCCGCGCGATCACCCTCTGGCGGGGTGCCAGGACGTCGCCATGAGTGATCTGACCGGCGAGACCGTCTACGCGGGGGCGGGCAATACGCGCACGCTCGAGTGGACGGATCTCGCATCCGCACTCTTCGCGGAGTGGGGCATCGTCCTGGCCCCACCTGCCCCGCTCGCGGTCGGAGTGGCCGAATTCCAGCGGGTCATGGCGAAGACGGGGAACCCCGTACTGGCCGTCTCGGGCTTTCCGCCGCTGCCGGGGACGGTGTTGCGGCCGCTCGTGCGGCCGGTACCGCTCTCTCCGCTGCTCATGGTGTGGCGCAAGGGGTTCGACCACCCGGGGCTCACCGCATTGCGGGTCGCGGTGACCGAACTCGCTGGAAGGGAAGGATGGATGGTGAGGCCACCCACATCCTGGCTGCCTGAAGCCGACGCGTCACTCATGGGTCACTGTTCATGA
- a CDS encoding S41 family peptidase: MTGHTYHLKPRGIYRGAALTLVFASVLATAAATGSLPREDDAGTEIRTRAVSSDAGPVDREEIADAAAEAEADGKSGTDAAEEVVSRSGDRWGAVYDEREFEEFEQALDGSYTGVGISARRSARGEVTVSGVQPGGPADRAGVRKGDLLHTVDGRPVGKRPVAEVVAMLRGDRTKAAEGSSVVLGLSRGGHSWTTTMRRSRLSTEPVSVRRLGHGPSSAVLIKVAAFTKGAGTAVRDAVDEAPGDAGILLDLRANAGGLVTEAVTASSAFLDGGLVATYDVHGEERALYAEPGGDTDRPVVVLVDGGTMSAAELLTGALQDRGRAVTVGSRTFGKGAVQMPSKLPGGSVAELTVGHYRTPAGRNVEGSGITPDVGAGPEAQQRGETVLSGLGGGS; encoded by the coding sequence ATGACGGGCCATACGTACCATTTGAAACCCCGCGGTATCTACCGCGGGGCGGCCCTGACGCTGGTCTTCGCGAGCGTGCTGGCCACCGCCGCGGCCACCGGGTCACTGCCCCGTGAGGACGACGCGGGTACGGAGATAAGGACACGTGCGGTCTCCTCCGACGCCGGCCCGGTGGACCGTGAGGAGATCGCGGACGCGGCCGCCGAGGCGGAGGCCGACGGGAAGTCCGGTACGGACGCCGCCGAAGAGGTCGTGAGCCGCAGCGGGGACCGCTGGGGCGCGGTGTACGACGAGCGGGAGTTCGAGGAGTTCGAGCAGGCGCTCGACGGTTCGTACACCGGGGTGGGGATCTCCGCCCGCCGTTCGGCCCGCGGCGAGGTCACCGTGTCCGGGGTCCAGCCCGGGGGGCCGGCGGACCGCGCAGGCGTGCGCAAGGGTGACCTGCTGCACACCGTGGACGGCCGTCCGGTCGGGAAGCGGCCCGTCGCCGAGGTGGTCGCGATGCTGCGCGGGGACCGGACGAAGGCGGCCGAGGGCTCCTCCGTGGTCCTCGGACTGAGTCGCGGCGGACACTCCTGGACCACGACCATGCGCAGGTCCCGGCTCAGCACGGAGCCTGTGAGCGTCCGGCGTCTGGGCCACGGTCCTTCCTCCGCCGTGCTGATCAAGGTCGCCGCGTTCACCAAGGGTGCCGGTACCGCCGTCCGCGACGCCGTGGACGAGGCGCCCGGGGACGCCGGGATCCTCCTCGACCTCCGGGCCAACGCGGGAGGGCTGGTCACCGAGGCCGTCACCGCGTCCTCCGCGTTCCTGGACGGCGGGCTCGTCGCCACCTACGACGTGCACGGAGAGGAGCGCGCCCTCTACGCCGAGCCGGGCGGGGACACCGACCGGCCCGTGGTCGTGCTGGTGGACGGCGGCACGATGAGCGCCGCCGAGCTGCTGACCGGTGCGCTGCAGGACCGGGGGAGGGCCGTGACCGTCGGATCGCGGACCTTCGGCAAGGGGGCGGTGCAGATGCCCAGCAAGCTCCCGGGCGGATCGGTGGCCGAGCTGACCGTCGGGCACTACCGCACTCCGGCGGGCCGCAACGTCGAGGGAAGCGGCATCACGCCGGACGTCGGGGCCGGTCCGGAGGCCCAGCAGCGGGGCGAGACGGTATTGAGTGGCCTCGGGGGTGGGTCGTAG
- a CDS encoding MFS transporter → MSHETAVPAPTATPATAPSNPYLRLLATPGARAFTAGNLLARLPMGMFSVSAVIMIAGAHGSYALAGAVTATGLAATAVVAPWTARLVDRYGQARIAVPATAVAVLGSLALVLCVHYDAPVWTLFAAYAATATTPNTGGMSRARWAHLHRGDATALHTANSFEQAADELCFMLGPVIAASLCGTLFPEAGTLTGAALLMTGVLIFAAQRATEPPVTPGTRAPSPLRTPGVPALLAVFLATGAVFGAMEVVSIAHAGGAILALQAAGSCVAGLLYGSLRPAARVGRRLLLCLSGMTALMSLPLIATATTDSLPVLAACLLLAGAATAPTMVTGMTLIQRLTPQAQLNEGMTLAVTALLGGIAAGSAGGGWMVEHAGTATGYAVPMCAAALALAVAAVGTRKA, encoded by the coding sequence GTGTCCCATGAAACCGCCGTCCCGGCCCCCACCGCCACACCCGCCACAGCCCCCTCGAATCCGTACCTCCGGCTGCTCGCCACCCCGGGGGCGCGCGCGTTCACCGCGGGCAACCTCCTCGCCAGGCTGCCCATGGGGATGTTCAGCGTCAGCGCCGTCATCATGATCGCCGGGGCACACGGTTCCTACGCCCTGGCAGGGGCCGTCACCGCGACCGGGCTGGCCGCGACCGCCGTGGTGGCACCGTGGACGGCACGCCTCGTCGACCGGTACGGACAGGCCAGGATCGCTGTGCCCGCCACCGCGGTCGCCGTGCTCGGTTCGCTGGCCCTGGTGCTCTGCGTGCACTACGACGCTCCGGTCTGGACGCTGTTCGCCGCATACGCCGCGACGGCCACCACCCCGAACACCGGCGGTATGTCGCGGGCTCGCTGGGCCCATCTGCACCGCGGTGACGCAACGGCCCTGCACACGGCGAACTCCTTCGAGCAGGCCGCCGACGAGCTGTGCTTCATGCTCGGCCCGGTCATCGCTGCGTCCTTGTGCGGGACGCTCTTCCCCGAAGCCGGCACTCTCACCGGCGCGGCCCTGCTCATGACCGGCGTCCTGATCTTCGCCGCCCAGCGTGCGACCGAGCCACCGGTGACCCCCGGCACACGGGCACCCTCACCCCTGCGTACTCCGGGCGTGCCCGCCCTGCTCGCGGTGTTCCTCGCGACGGGGGCGGTGTTCGGAGCGATGGAGGTCGTCTCGATCGCCCACGCCGGAGGCGCGATCCTCGCACTCCAGGCCGCCGGCTCCTGCGTGGCCGGCCTGCTGTACGGCTCACTGCGTCCCGCCGCGCGCGTCGGGCGCAGGCTGCTGCTCTGCCTCTCCGGCATGACCGCGCTGATGTCCCTGCCTCTGATCGCCACGGCCACGACCGACTCGCTGCCCGTCCTGGCGGCCTGCCTGCTGCTGGCGGGGGCCGCCACCGCGCCCACCATGGTCACGGGCATGACCCTGATCCAGCGGCTCACCCCGCAGGCGCAGCTCAACGAGGGCATGACGCTCGCGGTCACCGCGCTGCTGGGAGGCATAGCGGCGGGCTCGGCGGGGGGCGGCTGGATGGTGGAGCACGCCGGCACGGCGACCGGGTACGCGGTGCCGATGTGCGCTGCCGCCCTCGCCCTGGCCGTCGCGGCTGTGGGAACGCGCAAGGCCTGA
- a CDS encoding glycosyltransferase: MTTPVSRGRHNRKKKRTVRRRLPMRYLLPSLLLVALLAMLMLRGYVHSEILADHRIQAPAPTTQVPDEVLEGGPVIDARRAGVPAETLRIPDHKIVLTFDDGPDPVWTPRVLDELKKHHARGVFFVTGTMASRYPDLVKRMVDEGHEIGLHTFNHPDLSFQSTSRIDWELSQNQLVLAGAADIRTSLFRPPYSSFSDAMDNKSWPVTQYIGSRGYLTVVNNTDSEDWKRPGVDAIIERATPEHGEGAIILMHDSGGDRSQTVAALGKFLPQMQERGYDFTNLTTALGAPSAHTPVTGFALWKGKAFIGAVEISENVTGVLVVGLAVIGVLVMVRFGLMLLLSFLHARKVRRRNFSWGEPFTRPVSVLVPAYNERECIEATVRSLVASDYPIEVIVIDDGSTDGTADLVEAMWIPNVRVVRQRNAGKPAALNNGIANARYDIVVMMDGDTVFEPSTVRELVQPFADPRVGAVAGNAKVGNRDSLIGAWQHIEYVMGFNLDRRMYDLLGCMPTIPGAVGAFRRDGLDRIGGMSEDTLAEDTDVTMALHRDGWRVVYAENARAWTEAPESVQQLWSQRYRWSYGTMQAIWKHRRAVIERGPSGRFGRVGLPFVSLFMVVAPLLAPLIDVFLLYGLVFGPTGKTVAAWFGVLLVQAVCAAYAFRLDRERMTHLISLPLQQILYRQLMYVVLLQSWITALTGGRLRWQKLRRTGVVEAPGGTPNRRKDAGKDRRPVA; the protein is encoded by the coding sequence ATGACAACCCCCGTTTCGCGGGGCAGGCACAACCGGAAGAAGAAGCGGACCGTCAGGCGCAGACTTCCCATGCGCTATCTGCTTCCGTCGCTCCTCCTTGTGGCCCTGCTCGCCATGCTCATGCTGCGCGGATACGTGCACAGCGAGATTCTCGCCGACCACCGGATCCAGGCCCCGGCTCCCACCACCCAGGTGCCGGACGAGGTGCTCGAAGGCGGTCCGGTGATCGACGCCCGCAGGGCGGGCGTGCCTGCCGAGACGCTCCGCATACCCGATCACAAGATCGTCCTCACTTTCGACGACGGCCCCGACCCGGTCTGGACCCCGCGGGTCCTGGACGAGCTCAAGAAGCATCACGCGCGCGGCGTCTTCTTCGTCACCGGCACGATGGCCTCGCGCTATCCGGACCTCGTGAAGCGGATGGTCGACGAGGGGCACGAGATCGGGCTGCACACCTTCAACCACCCCGACCTCTCCTTCCAGTCCACCAGCCGCATCGACTGGGAGCTCTCCCAGAACCAGCTGGTGCTCGCGGGCGCCGCCGATATCCGTACGTCCCTGTTCCGGCCTCCGTACTCCTCGTTCTCCGACGCCATGGACAACAAGTCCTGGCCGGTCACGCAGTACATCGGCAGCCGTGGCTACCTCACCGTCGTGAACAACACCGACAGTGAGGACTGGAAGCGCCCCGGCGTGGACGCGATCATCGAGCGCGCCACCCCCGAGCACGGCGAGGGCGCCATCATCCTGATGCACGACTCCGGCGGCGACCGGTCCCAGACCGTGGCCGCCCTGGGGAAGTTCCTGCCGCAGATGCAGGAGCGGGGCTACGACTTCACCAACCTGACCACCGCCCTCGGCGCCCCCAGCGCGCACACCCCGGTCACCGGGTTCGCGCTCTGGAAGGGCAAGGCCTTCATAGGGGCGGTGGAGATCTCCGAGAACGTCACCGGCGTCCTGGTGGTCGGCCTCGCGGTCATCGGTGTCCTGGTGATGGTCCGCTTCGGGCTGATGCTGCTGCTCTCCTTCCTGCACGCGAGGAAGGTGCGCCGCAGGAACTTCAGCTGGGGCGAGCCGTTCACCCGCCCGGTGTCGGTCCTCGTTCCCGCCTACAACGAGCGCGAGTGCATCGAGGCCACCGTGCGGTCGCTGGTGGCGAGCGACTACCCGATCGAGGTCATCGTCATCGACGACGGCTCGACGGACGGAACGGCCGATCTCGTCGAAGCGATGTGGATCCCGAACGTCCGGGTCGTTCGCCAGCGCAACGCCGGCAAGCCCGCCGCCCTCAACAACGGCATCGCGAACGCCCGTTACGACATCGTCGTGATGATGGACGGCGACACGGTCTTCGAACCCTCCACGGTGCGCGAGCTCGTGCAGCCGTTCGCGGACCCCCGGGTCGGAGCGGTCGCGGGCAACGCGAAGGTCGGCAACCGCGACTCGCTGATCGGTGCCTGGCAGCACATCGAGTACGTGATGGGCTTCAACCTCGACCGCAGGATGTACGACCTCCTGGGCTGCATGCCCACCATCCCCGGGGCGGTCGGAGCCTTCCGCCGTGACGGGCTGGACCGGATCGGCGGCATGAGCGAGGACACCCTCGCCGAGGACACCGACGTCACGATGGCGCTGCACCGCGACGGCTGGCGCGTCGTCTACGCGGAGAACGCCAGGGCCTGGACCGAGGCCCCCGAGTCCGTGCAGCAGCTGTGGTCGCAGCGCTACCGGTGGTCGTACGGCACCATGCAGGCCATCTGGAAGCACCGCCGCGCGGTCATCGAGCGGGGGCCGTCGGGCCGCTTCGGACGGGTGGGCCTGCCGTTCGTCTCCCTGTTCATGGTCGTCGCCCCGTTGCTGGCGCCCCTCATCGACGTCTTCCTGCTGTACGGACTGGTCTTCGGCCCGACGGGGAAGACGGTCGCGGCCTGGTTCGGCGTCCTGCTGGTGCAGGCCGTCTGTGCCGCCTACGCCTTCCGGCTCGACCGGGAGCGCATGACCCACCTGATCTCCCTGCCGCTCCAGCAGATCCTCTACCGGCAGCTGATGTACGTCGTCCTGCTCCAGTCCTGGATCACCGCTCTCACCGGCGGCCGGCTGCGCTGGCAGAAGCTGCGCCGTACGGGCGTGGTGGAGGCTCCGGGCGGCACACCGAACCGTCGCAAGGACGCGGGCAAGGACCGGAGGCCGGTGGCATGA
- the ftsE gene encoding cell division ATP-binding protein FtsE, whose amino-acid sequence MIRFDNVSKTYPKQSRPALRDVSLDIEKGEFVFLVGSSGSGKSTFMRLILREERASQGMVHVLGKDLARLSNWKVPQMRRQLGTVFQDFRLLPNKTVAQNVAFAQEVIGKPRGEIRKAVPQVLDLVGLGGKEDRMPGELSGGEQQRVAIARAFVNRPMLLIADEPTGNLDPQTSVGIMKLLDRINRTGTTVIMATHDQNIVDQMRKRVIELEQGRLVRDQARGVYGYQH is encoded by the coding sequence GTGATCCGATTCGACAACGTCTCCAAGACCTACCCGAAGCAGAGCCGTCCAGCTCTCCGGGACGTCTCACTCGACATCGAGAAGGGCGAGTTCGTCTTCCTGGTGGGCTCCTCCGGCTCCGGCAAGTCCACCTTCATGCGGCTCATCCTCCGGGAGGAGCGCGCCAGTCAGGGCATGGTCCACGTGCTCGGCAAGGACCTCGCGCGGCTGTCCAACTGGAAGGTGCCGCAGATGCGCCGCCAGCTGGGCACGGTCTTCCAGGACTTCCGCCTCCTCCCCAACAAGACCGTCGCGCAGAACGTGGCCTTCGCGCAGGAGGTCATCGGCAAGCCCCGCGGCGAGATCCGCAAGGCCGTGCCGCAGGTCCTCGACCTCGTGGGTCTCGGGGGCAAGGAGGACCGGATGCCCGGCGAGCTCTCCGGCGGTGAGCAGCAACGCGTCGCGATCGCGCGGGCGTTCGTCAACCGGCCCATGCTGCTGATCGCGGACGAGCCGACCGGCAACCTCGACCCGCAGACCTCCGTGGGCATCATGAAGCTGCTGGACCGGATCAACCGGACCGGCACCACCGTGATCATGGCGACCCACGACCAGAACATCGTCGACCAGATGCGCAAACGCGTCATCGAGCTCGAGCAGGGCCGTCTCGTACGTGACCAGGCGCGCGGCGTCTACGGCTACCAGCACTGA
- the ftsX gene encoding permease-like cell division protein FtsX codes for MRAQFVLSEIGVGLRRNLTMTFAVVVSVALSLALFGGALLMREQVSSMKTYWYDKVNVSIFLCNKNDAKDVPKCAKGAVTAEQKKEIKADLEKMDAVEKPVLFETVDEAYKHYQEQFGDSPMAGNITPDQMQESFRVKLKDPTKYKVVATAFAGRDGVQSVQDQRSILDNLFGLMNGMNVAAIFLMGLMLVIALMLIVNTVRVSAFSRRRETGIMRLVGASGFYIQMPFIMEAAFAGLIGGLLACVILIAARYFLIDAGLALQEKLNLIDFIGWEAVLTKLPLVIAIGLLMPAVAALFALRKYLKV; via the coding sequence ATGCGCGCCCAGTTCGTCCTGTCGGAGATCGGCGTCGGTCTTCGTCGTAACCTCACGATGACCTTCGCGGTCGTGGTCTCCGTCGCCCTCTCGCTCGCCCTGTTCGGCGGCGCGCTGTTGATGCGCGAGCAGGTCAGCTCGATGAAGACCTACTGGTACGACAAGGTCAACGTCTCGATCTTCCTCTGCAACAAGAACGACGCCAAGGACGTGCCCAAGTGCGCCAAGGGCGCCGTCACGGCGGAGCAGAAGAAGGAGATCAAGGCCGACCTCGAGAAGATGGACGCCGTCGAGAAGCCGGTCCTCTTCGAGACGGTCGACGAGGCGTACAAGCACTACCAGGAGCAGTTCGGCGACTCGCCGATGGCCGGCAACATCACGCCGGACCAGATGCAGGAGTCGTTCCGGGTCAAGCTGAAGGACCCGACGAAGTACAAGGTGGTCGCGACGGCCTTCGCGGGCCGTGACGGGGTGCAGTCCGTCCAGGACCAGCGGAGCATCCTGGACAACCTCTTCGGGCTGATGAACGGCATGAACGTGGCCGCGATCTTCCTGATGGGGCTGATGCTGGTCATCGCGCTGATGCTGATCGTCAACACCGTCCGCGTCTCGGCGTTCAGCCGGAGACGGGAGACGGGGATCATGCGGCTGGTGGGGGCCTCGGGCTTCTACATCCAGATGCCGTTCATCATGGAGGCCGCGTTCGCCGGCCTGATCGGCGGACTGCTCGCCTGCGTGATCCTGATAGCCGCCAGGTACTTCCTGATCGACGCCGGTCTCGCGCTCCAGGAGAAGCTGAACCTGATCGACTTCATCGGCTGGGAAGCGGTGCTCACGAAGCTTCCGCTCGTCATCGCGATCGGATTGCTGATGCCCGCCGTCGCCGCTCTGTTCGCGTTGCGCAAGTACCTCAAGGTGTGA
- a CDS encoding LPXTG cell wall anchor domain-containing protein, which produces MTKKTRIRVARIAAGAVIAAGASLTAAGAAQAAGIGIGIGLDSEDASADVSIQLGTEDGDSGAGGVDGGGDSGVDGGATDGGATDGGATDGGATDGGATDGGSTDGGATDGGATDGGSTDGGATDGGATDGGATDGGATDGGSTDGGATDGGATDGGATDGGATDGGATDGGATDGGSTDGGSTDGGSTDGGSTDGGSTDGGSTDGGSTDGGSTGSPDPSYPDADDNTDTDSVGNQPVEQSKGKDELAETGAAETTFLLVGAATMIAGGIGFRILPRLAGGGRTAA; this is translated from the coding sequence ATGACGAAGAAGACGCGAATCCGCGTCGCGCGTATAGCCGCGGGCGCGGTTATCGCCGCAGGTGCTTCGCTCACGGCGGCGGGTGCCGCACAGGCTGCGGGTATCGGCATCGGCATCGGCCTCGACAGCGAGGATGCCAGCGCAGACGTCAGCATCCAGCTCGGGACCGAAGACGGCGACAGTGGTGCCGGCGGTGTTGACGGCGGCGGCGACAGCGGTGTCGACGGTGGTGCGACCGACGGTGGTGCCACGGACGGTGGCGCGACCGATGGTGGTGCGACGGACGGTGGCGCGACTGACGGTGGTTCGACCGATGGTGGCGCGACGGACGGTGGCGCGACTGACGGTGGTTCGACCGATGGTGGCGCGACGGACGGTGGCGCGACCGACGGTGGTGCGACGGACGGTGGCGCGACCGACGGTGGTTCGACCGATGGTGGTGCGACCGATGGTGGTGCCACGGACGGTGGCGCGACCGACGGTGGTGCCACGGACGGCGGCGCGACCGACGGTGGTGCCACGGACGGTGGCTCCACTGATGGCGGGTCCACGGACGGTGGCTCCACTGATGGCGGGTCCACGGACGGCGGGTCCACGGACGGTGGGTCCACGGACGGTGGGTCCACTGACGGCGGATCCACCGGTTCGCCGGACCCGTCCTACCCGGACGCCGATGACAACACCGACACCGACAGTGTCGGCAACCAGCCGGTCGAGCAGAGCAAGGGCAAGGACGAGCTCGCCGAGACCGGTGCGGCCGAGACCACGTTCCTGCTGGTCGGCGCCGCGACGATGATCGCCGGTGGCATCGGCTTCCGCATCCTGCCGCGCCTGGCCGGCGGCGGGCGTACTGCCGCCTGA